From the Candidatus Acidulodesulfobacterium acidiphilum genome, one window contains:
- a CDS encoding cytochrome c translates to MKKGITVIFVVLVIVLGYIAVHAITAPVKLSAAQLGNQLIHSHKKGIDCFACHRIGKKGGTIGPDLSKEGLAKHSIKWLEVQIATPGKHFKSGSMVKINGKTYMAIMPDHKMLNKKELFELASYLDSLK, encoded by the coding sequence ATGAAAAAAGGAATAACGGTAATATTTGTAGTACTCGTTATAGTACTTGGCTACATTGCGGTTCACGCCATAACCGCTCCCGTAAAATTATCCGCCGCTCAGCTTGGAAATCAGCTAATTCATTCTCACAAAAAAGGTATAGACTGTTTTGCCTGCCATAGAATAGGCAAAAAAGGCGGAACCATAGGTCCCGATCTTTCCAAAGAAGGGCTTGCGAAACATTCTATAAAATGGCTGGAAGTCCAGATTGCGACTCCGGGAAAGCACTTTAAATCCGGTTCGATGGTGAAGATTAACGGAAAGACGTATATGGCTATTATGCCCGACCATAAAATGCTAAACAAAAAAGAGCTTTTCGAGCTTGCGTCTTATCTGGATTCATTAAAATAA
- a CDS encoding adenine phosphoribosyltransferase: protein MDLKQFIREIPDFPKKGINFKDITPLLADAKAFAYAIDSLTESYISKKINYVVCIEARGFVIGAPIAYKLGAGVIMVRKPGKLPYECSSLSYDLEYGSATLEIHKDALKSGERVIIADDVLATGGTALATIGLVESFGAEVADTCFLAELSFLKGAEKLKPRTVNALMKFDY from the coding sequence ATGGACTTAAAACAGTTTATTCGCGAAATACCGGATTTTCCAAAAAAAGGGATTAATTTCAAAGATATTACGCCTCTGCTTGCCGATGCAAAAGCATTCGCATACGCAATAGATTCTTTAACCGAGTCATATATTTCAAAAAAAATAAATTACGTAGTTTGTATAGAAGCCAGAGGATTTGTTATAGGCGCTCCAATAGCCTATAAACTCGGCGCAGGCGTCATCATGGTCAGAAAACCCGGCAAACTGCCATATGAGTGTTCGTCGTTAAGCTACGACCTCGAATACGGAAGCGCGACTCTCGAAATACACAAGGATGCGTTAAAGTCGGGCGAAAGGGTAATTATCGCCGACGACGTCCTTGCGACCGGCGGAACGGCTCTCGCAACCATCGGACTCGTCGAAAGTTTCGGCGCCGAAGTCGCGGATACCTGTTTCCTTGCCGAACTTTCGTTTTTAAAAGGGGCCGAAAAACTTAAACCCCGTACGGTAAACGCATTAATGAAGTTTGATTATTAA